CCAGGTGAGACCGGCCGCCGGGTCGAAACCGACTTGAGAGAGGAGCCAATGCCAGGCAACGAGAATCAACTCCACGACCCACTTGATAGGCCAGAGCAGAGTACCGATGATGTCCATAGTTTTGTGGCTAGGCCTTTCCCTGGCTGATGGCGACGACGAAACCGAACGCGGTCACCCGATAGCGGCTCTTCCTCCGGAGAGGGACATCATCGACCCCGCCCGCTGCCCACGGATGGCAGCGGAGGATACGGCGCACCCCGAGGTATCCGCCGACGATCACTCCATGCTCCTGCATAGCCTGCAAGGTATAGGCGGAACACGACGGATAGTAGCGGCAGACATCCCCGTAGAACGGAGAGACA
This genomic window from Leifsonia xyli subsp. cynodontis DSM 46306 contains:
- the yidD gene encoding membrane protein insertion efficiency factor YidD; the protein is MITAISAVLLVPRNVAVLVLRGYRAVVSPFYGDVCRYYPSCSAYTLQAMQEHGVIVGGYLGVRRILRCHPWAAGGVDDVPLRRKSRYRVTAFGFVVAISQGKA